The proteins below come from a single Candidatus Omnitrophota bacterium genomic window:
- a CDS encoding nucleotidyltransferase family protein translates to MNIKNINIRNNREFTLISHALRYIVNGQLSSEFESLLSDKNIDWHLLNNLLFYHEIAPFFYVAAKHYKCLLPSDMEKVLSWIYCRTALQNQLILETYSDIYDAFRSNGVGLLPIKGAALLQDLYEKFPVRPMSDIDCLVRETDYEKSKDILKSANYDIDLRGLSESYWIMKQCHVPFSARQKKAMVNPAVELHLRLDFKRYGREPLPYVWQRARDININGKNFLRLSPEDSLFSLALHQRRFGKPLCLKYALDTALLFKKYENDFDWDYVINMCVKERMRNCVYFLLFQAEVLLPGHSGIAKGLRLLRPDFLKRKMMERFILDNTASGYLFERIRPNYLRSHFLLYDSLVEPVMYIINIPKEQFAKYYCLPFDDKKTEIAYRFRTAYIIGRFLKKKRKN, encoded by the coding sequence ATGAATATAAAAAATATAAACATTAGAAACAACCGCGAATTCACATTAATCAGTCATGCCCTGCGCTATATTGTCAATGGACAGTTATCTTCAGAATTTGAGAGCTTATTGAGTGATAAAAATATTGATTGGCATTTATTAAATAATTTATTATTCTATCATGAGATTGCCCCGTTTTTTTATGTAGCGGCAAAACATTATAAATGCCTGTTACCCTCTGACATGGAAAAAGTCCTGTCCTGGATTTATTGCCGGACAGCCCTGCAAAACCAGCTTATCCTTGAAACATATTCGGACATATATGACGCGTTTAGATCAAACGGGGTTGGATTACTGCCGATCAAGGGGGCGGCCCTCTTGCAAGACCTTTATGAAAAATTTCCCGTAAGGCCTATGTCCGACATAGATTGTCTTGTCCGCGAAACTGATTATGAAAAATCAAAAGATATTTTAAAGAGCGCGAATTATGACATTGATCTTAGGGGGTTAAGCGAGTCTTATTGGATAATGAAACAGTGCCATGTCCCTTTCAGCGCCCGGCAGAAAAAAGCAATGGTCAATCCCGCCGTTGAACTGCATCTAAGGCTTGATTTTAAGCGATATGGCAGGGAACCTTTGCCCTATGTCTGGCAGAGGGCAAGAGACATTAATATAAACGGAAAGAATTTTCTCCGGCTTTCACCCGAAGACAGCCTGTTTAGCCTGGCACTGCACCAGAGGAGATTCGGCAAGCCGCTTTGCCTTAAATACGCTCTTGATACCGCGCTTCTTTTTAAAAAATATGAGAATGATTTTGACTGGGATTACGTTATCAATATGTGCGTGAAGGAACGTATGCGCAACTGCGTGTATTTTTTGCTGTTTCAGGCGGAAGTCCTTCTGCCGGGACATTCCGGTATCGCGAAAGGCCTGCGGCTGTTAAGGCCCGATTTTCTAAAGCGCAAGATGATGGAAAGATTTATCTTGGATAATACAGCTTCAGGGTATTTATTTGAAAGGATAAGACCCAATTATCTCCGCAGCCATTTTTTGCTGTATGACAGTCTTGTAGAGCCCGTTATGTATATCATTAATATACCGAAAGAACAGTTCGCCAAATATTATTGCCTGCCGTTTGACGATAAAAAAACGGAAATAGCTTATAGGTTTAGGACGGCATATATCATAGGACGGTTTTTAAAGAAAAAACGCAAGAATTGA
- a CDS encoding PqqD family protein: MLKNQPEHNHKPIINKRQLAWRAIDGELIIVHIPSNKVYRLNPMGLYIWDRIDGQKNLSDIIGLIGAEFDASPENIEKDVLEFTDNLLKHNIIKYA; encoded by the coding sequence ATGCTAAAAAATCAACCTGAACACAACCATAAACCTATAATAAATAAACGACAGCTGGCATGGCGGGCAATTGACGGAGAATTGATAATAGTGCACATACCTTCAAACAAGGTATACAGATTAAATCCCATGGGATTATACATATGGGACCGGATAGACGGTCAAAAAAACCTGTCGGACATTATCGGCCTTATCGGAGCTGAATTTGATGCTTCACCGGAAAACATAGAAAAAGACGTATTAGAATTTACCGACAATCTGCTTAAACATAATATCATTAAATATGCGTAA
- a CDS encoding radical SAM protein, which yields MEGLAKNYIKKVHIELTRFCNLNCMYCINKKDGAELKHERLIKLLDELADAGAFHITFTGGEPFTLKKIFYYIEQARDRGFRVDILSNGTLINQGMAKKLYDYGINEAGVSLYGASEETYEAFTGKRMFKKAVEGIENLLAAGIKVYIAYNINAVTCNDTPLINSLFVNRRDVELKFSTGVSAGRHCDQTLTKCKIPLEQILPKLKQWGVIIKSYEKPVEPSPKSVDPLPCHAGTERCYIAADGKVFPCAVFPMEAGNIYKQPLKEIWRKSECFNALRKLKCEDYIDCKVCEFKKTCMFRCPAQSQAVTNTFVKCPEQAYTSIKALHDFWKEL from the coding sequence GTGGAAGGACTTGCAAAAAATTATATAAAAAAGGTTCACATAGAACTCACCCGTTTCTGCAATCTTAACTGCATGTATTGCATCAATAAAAAAGACGGTGCCGAATTAAAACACGAAAGGCTGATAAAACTGCTGGATGAGCTCGCCGATGCAGGGGCTTTTCATATTACATTTACCGGAGGCGAGCCGTTTACCTTAAAAAAAATATTTTATTATATAGAACAGGCCCGCGACAGGGGCTTTAGGGTAGATATATTAAGCAATGGGACGCTGATAAATCAGGGCATGGCCAAAAAACTTTATGATTACGGCATCAATGAAGCTGGAGTAAGCCTATATGGAGCAAGCGAAGAAACTTATGAGGCGTTTACCGGCAAAAGAATGTTCAAAAAAGCGGTTGAAGGGATAGAGAATCTCCTTGCCGCGGGTATTAAGGTATACATTGCTTATAATATAAATGCCGTTACCTGCAATGATACCCCGCTTATTAATAGTCTTTTCGTGAATAGGCGCGATGTAGAACTAAAATTTTCAACAGGCGTTTCCGCCGGCAGGCACTGCGACCAGACGCTTACCAAATGTAAAATACCGCTGGAGCAGATACTTCCGAAATTAAAGCAGTGGGGTGTTATAATAAAATCATATGAAAAACCGGTTGAGCCGTCTCCTAAATCAGTTGACCCCTTACCGTGCCATGCCGGCACTGAAAGATGCTATATCGCCGCTGACGGAAAAGTTTTTCCATGCGCCGTATTTCCTATGGAAGCGGGTAATATATATAAACAGCCGCTTAAAGAGATATGGCGTAAATCTGAATGTTTTAACGCTCTTAGAAAATTAAAGTGTGAGGATTATATTGACTGCAAGGTATGTGAATTCAAAAAAACATGTATGTTCAGATGCCCCGCTCAATCACAGGCTGTGACAAATACCTTTGTAAAATGCCCCGAACAAGCTTATACCAGTATCAAGGCTCTGCACGATTTTTGGAAAGAATTATAA
- a CDS encoding MerR family transcriptional regulator — MAKSLITPAEISKMHDISYQTVNYYTNLGLLKVEKKIANSRLYNSKDVNSRLKKLSDLKSQGYSLRLICGLLRENR; from the coding sequence ATGGCAAAATCCCTTATTACACCGGCAGAAATAAGCAAGATGCACGATATTTCATATCAGACTGTTAATTATTATACCAATCTCGGGCTTTTAAAAGTGGAAAAGAAAATAGCCAACAGCCGTCTGTATAATTCAAAAGACGTCAACTCGCGGCTTAAAAAACTATCCGACCTTAAAAGCCAGGGGTATTCCCTAAGGCTTATATGCGGCCTGTTGAGGGAGAATAGATGA
- a CDS encoding AAA family ATPase: protein MSYYTALGLKKEPFSNSPDPEFFFESSEHKAALTRLLIEIRLRRGLSVILGDVGVGKTTLSRKLFQMLKEREDVLFYMIMDPTSGSEELFLQSLVRTFNLQEQIEGLPTILDYKETIKKFLFQKGVEENKTIVLVVDEAQKLNPASLETLRVLLNYETNDFKLLQLVLFSQMELLPRIKEMKNFFDRIVLKYVVNSLDEAETKDFINFRMEHSGFNPGTLLFTDEAVSEIYRHSQGYPRRINLICHNALRNLLVSDKMLIDGVDVREVIARSVI, encoded by the coding sequence ATGAGCTATTATACCGCGCTGGGCTTAAAGAAAGAGCCTTTTTCAAACAGCCCTGACCCGGAGTTTTTCTTTGAATCCAGCGAGCACAAGGCCGCTCTTACAAGGCTGTTGATAGAGATACGCCTTAGGCGGGGCTTGAGTGTGATATTAGGCGATGTGGGTGTCGGCAAAACCACCCTTTCGCGCAAGCTTTTTCAGATGCTCAAGGAGCGCGAGGACGTTTTATTTTACATGATAATGGACCCCACTTCCGGCAGTGAGGAGCTTTTCCTGCAGTCGCTTGTTCGCACGTTTAACCTGCAGGAGCAGATAGAAGGCCTGCCGACGATACTTGACTATAAGGAAACGATAAAGAAATTTTTATTCCAGAAAGGCGTTGAAGAAAACAAAACCATTGTCCTTGTCGTTGATGAGGCGCAGAAGCTTAATCCTGCCTCGCTTGAGACCTTGCGCGTTCTGTTAAATTATGAGACAAATGATTTTAAACTGCTTCAGCTTGTATTATTTTCCCAGATGGAGCTTTTGCCGCGCATTAAGGAGATGAAAAATTTTTTTGACAGGATAGTGCTGAAATACGTTGTGAATTCTTTAGACGAGGCGGAAACAAAGGATTTTATCAATTTTCGCATGGAACATTCAGGGTTTAATCCCGGGACTTTATTGTTTACCGATGAGGCGGTAAGCGAAATTTACAGGCACAGCCAGGGATATCCGCGCAGGATAAATCTTATATGCCACAATGCCCTAAGAAACCTTCTCGTAAGCGATAAGATGCTTATAGACGGCGTTGACGTAAGAGAGGTTATAGCAAGGAGCGTGATTTAA
- a CDS encoding secretin N-terminal domain-containing protein — MRAWPCLVLCCLLAASGPGPRPARAEEGLPSPSLAEEAVEQSREYTDKIYLDLKGIDVKELFRILSQRSGITIITTPAVQGRVTVLIDNLSFENALDVIMTTQNLAYERNGNLMKVMTADEYEKAFGRKFWDRKETRAIKLSYAKPESAMGVINFLKSDLGQIVSEPATGTIVVTDTPQAISAIMEAINELDAPPGSLVYNVNYARMADIKNYLEGLITPELGKIIIDERSSKVIIYDLPRRLERIAELLQELDEQSRQVLITGEIVEVDISDNFQSGIEWEKIFRSANMDNLDLTSKFPVTPALTSYGKISMGTLSRDNYNVVMNMLSEYGNTRILNRPRIVAVNKEEAKILVGTREAYVTSTQSQSETTVVTSESINFIDVGVKLVVVPTIGVDGFITMRIKPEVSSVKEVLETTAGTRVPIVRTSESETVVKVKDGNTLIIAGLLSETDTDDATGLPGFAKTPIFGGLFATKTKEKQKTELVIFITPKIVTGAVNFSDEKTDIFDNKDGNEKG, encoded by the coding sequence ATGAGAGCATGGCCCTGTTTGGTTTTGTGTTGTCTGCTTGCGGCATCAGGCCCCGGCCCGCGCCCGGCGCGGGCAGAAGAAGGGTTGCCTTCCCCTTCTTTAGCGGAAGAGGCGGTTGAGCAAAGCCGCGAATATACCGATAAGATATATCTTGACCTTAAAGGTATTGATGTAAAAGAGCTTTTCAGGATTTTATCCCAGCGAAGCGGGATAACAATAATTACCACCCCCGCGGTGCAGGGCCGCGTGACGGTGCTGATAGATAATTTAAGTTTTGAGAACGCCTTGGATGTTATTATGACTACGCAAAACTTGGCTTACGAAAGAAACGGCAACCTGATGAAGGTCATGACAGCGGATGAATACGAAAAGGCTTTCGGCAGAAAATTCTGGGACAGGAAAGAGACCCGCGCGATCAAACTTTCATATGCCAAGCCTGAAAGCGCGATGGGGGTAATAAATTTTTTAAAATCAGACCTCGGCCAGATAGTGTCAGAACCCGCTACAGGCACTATTGTTGTCACCGATACCCCGCAGGCTATCAGCGCTATAATGGAGGCGATAAATGAGCTTGATGCCCCGCCCGGAAGCCTTGTGTATAATGTTAATTACGCGCGCATGGCGGACATAAAAAATTATCTGGAAGGGCTGATTACGCCGGAACTCGGCAAGATAATCATTGATGAAAGGAGCAGTAAGGTCATAATATATGACCTGCCGCGCAGGCTTGAGCGCATAGCGGAACTTTTGCAGGAACTTGATGAGCAGTCCCGCCAGGTGCTTATAACGGGTGAGATAGTGGAAGTTGACATAAGCGATAATTTCCAAAGCGGCATTGAATGGGAGAAGATATTCCGGTCCGCGAATATGGATAACCTTGACCTGACGTCAAAATTTCCCGTAACCCCGGCGCTTACAAGCTACGGAAAGATAAGCATGGGCACATTATCAAGGGATAATTATAATGTGGTGATGAATATGCTCTCCGAATACGGCAATACAAGGATACTCAACAGGCCGAGAATAGTCGCGGTCAATAAGGAAGAGGCGAAGATACTCGTCGGAACACGCGAGGCGTATGTGACGTCCACCCAGAGCCAGAGTGAGACGACCGTAGTCACTTCCGAAAGCATTAATTTTATTGACGTGGGCGTTAAGCTTGTAGTAGTACCTACTATAGGTGTTGACGGTTTTATAACCATGAGGATAAAACCCGAGGTGAGTTCCGTAAAAGAAGTGCTGGAGACTACGGCGGGAACAAGGGTGCCGATAGTAAGGACATCGGAATCGGAGACAGTGGTAAAGGTAAAAGACGGCAATACGCTTATTATTGCCGGTTTATTGTCAGAGACCGATACAGACGATGCCACAGGCCTTCCTGGTTTCGCGAAAACACCAATATTCGGGGGATTATTCGCTACAAAGACAAAGGAAAAGCAGAAAACCGAACTGGTCATATTTATTACCCCCAAGATTGTTACGGGCGCTGTAAACTTTTCAGATGAGAAAACAGATATTTTTGACAATAAGGATGGCAATGAGAAGGGGTAA
- a CDS encoding secretin N-terminal domain-containing protein encodes MRRGNLFIALLLCFFLTGALFCPYTAQARQESAPQSITDLPDDASPEAFSDEDQAGPVPDEATGLMPEQAKSGESPESGYAPVNGQGQFPPEEGLAGPEDDISVLPDSPQTPSADSGKVSLDLKNIDIVELLRVLSLKTGKTIVPSAFVTGRITIYLDNVAFEDVLDIIVLTQNLALNKVNNIYYVMSQAEYKQMFGRNYSDQRIIETIKVSYTKPSVAFETFNQLKSDIGKLVADEASGTIIVIDMPENIELMKTALEEIDKPLSTTTYDLNYAKAADIKTHITSALTPGTGELIVDERSGKAIVSDLPKKIDRIGELVREIDDETRQVYVEADIIELTLSDKFERGIDWEKVYSAAAMHGLSFAGYFPAVLAQYQKISVGTLAADNYRAVLNFLDTYGKTNIISQPRIAVINNEESYIMVGVREAYITQTQSQATSTTVTSETVEFIDVGVKFKITPRIGADGFIVMKIKPEVSSVKETITTTLGSRIPIVQTSESETTVKVKDGTMIMISGMTKIEKIDTVKGWPVVSKVPFLGALFSSRSTEDKRTEVIVFLTPRLMRGEADISGEEIAKILEKEYLPDGLKSRVLYDEAMDLIKRGEYSPAAEKLRQVAEANPEYLKTQYYLSLAEEELAKEQARLDAAREKELDDKKRDEQNRQKELEGLRRAKEEKARVELAEKERLHKLNKQAKALYNEALSLYWDRKFEAALEKFKETESILPDYLKVRYYLERCLKHIDKNRALLEAEGSRQKPEDEAQPERLPHKPAENQKPAQRTGQRQVIQSEKHAPGPEELAREYYAKGLGAQKESKNKEAIGWFLKAVESDKKFSKAYNSLGLAYEEELMKDKAEQAYLGAVSAEPSYCPAYSNLALICEERQDFNEALEYWRKRVFYGDPGSDWTKQAAARVKELEEILASDSSVTVSDSSSRLRRSSE; translated from the coding sequence ATGAGAAGGGGTAATTTATTTATAGCGTTATTATTGTGTTTTTTCTTAACAGGTGCATTGTTTTGCCCTTATACGGCCCAGGCCCGGCAGGAGAGCGCGCCGCAGTCTATAACTGATCTGCCGGATGACGCTTCGCCCGAAGCTTTTTCGGACGAAGATCAGGCCGGCCCTGTGCCCGATGAGGCGACAGGCCTTATGCCCGAACAGGCCAAATCCGGCGAAAGCCCGGAATCAGGCTATGCGCCTGTAAACGGCCAGGGGCAGTTTCCTCCCGAAGAAGGCTTGGCGGGCCCGGAAGACGATATTTCCGTTCTGCCGGACAGTCCGCAAACGCCTTCTGCCGACAGCGGCAAGGTATCGCTTGATTTAAAGAACATAGATATAGTTGAACTTTTGAGGGTGCTTTCTCTTAAGACCGGCAAGACTATAGTCCCAAGCGCGTTTGTGACAGGGCGCATTACCATTTACCTTGACAATGTCGCCTTTGAGGACGTCCTGGATATCATAGTGCTTACGCAGAATCTGGCGCTTAACAAGGTGAATAATATTTATTACGTGATGAGCCAGGCCGAATACAAACAGATGTTCGGAAGGAATTATTCTGACCAGAGAATAATAGAGACGATAAAGGTTTCTTACACGAAACCCTCCGTCGCCTTTGAGACATTCAATCAGCTAAAGTCGGACATCGGAAAACTCGTCGCTGATGAAGCGAGCGGGACCATTATAGTGATAGATATGCCTGAAAACATAGAGCTGATGAAAACAGCCCTTGAAGAAATAGACAAACCGTTGTCAACTACGACATATGACCTAAATTATGCCAAAGCCGCGGACATAAAGACGCATATAACATCCGCCCTGACCCCGGGGACAGGAGAGCTTATTGTGGACGAGAGAAGCGGCAAGGCCATAGTCTCGGACCTGCCTAAAAAGATAGACAGGATAGGCGAGCTTGTCCGCGAGATTGACGATGAGACCCGCCAGGTATATGTGGAGGCGGACATTATTGAGCTTACCTTAAGCGATAAATTTGAGCGGGGTATTGACTGGGAAAAAGTCTATTCCGCGGCGGCCATGCACGGCTTGAGTTTCGCCGGCTATTTTCCGGCGGTCCTGGCGCAATACCAGAAGATATCCGTGGGAACGCTTGCCGCGGACAACTACAGGGCTGTTTTGAATTTTCTTGATACATACGGCAAGACCAATATAATTTCCCAGCCGAGGATAGCGGTGATTAATAATGAAGAGTCTTATATCATGGTAGGGGTGCGCGAGGCGTATATAACGCAGACCCAGAGCCAGGCGACGTCTACTACCGTTACGTCCGAGACTGTGGAATTTATAGACGTGGGTGTCAAATTCAAGATAACGCCCAGGATAGGCGCCGACGGCTTTATCGTCATGAAAATAAAACCCGAAGTAAGCTCGGTCAAAGAGACAATAACGACAACCCTCGGAAGCCGCATACCGATAGTCCAGACGTCGGAATCCGAAACCACGGTAAAGGTAAAAGACGGCACCATGATAATGATATCAGGCATGACAAAAATAGAAAAGATTGATACCGTTAAGGGCTGGCCTGTTGTCTCAAAGGTGCCTTTTTTGGGGGCCTTATTCAGCAGTCGTTCCACGGAGGATAAAAGAACGGAGGTCATAGTTTTTTTAACGCCCAGGCTGATGCGCGGCGAGGCTGACATAAGCGGTGAAGAAATAGCAAAGATATTGGAAAAAGAATACCTGCCCGACGGCCTGAAATCAAGGGTATTATATGATGAGGCTATGGACCTAATTAAAAGGGGAGAATATTCGCCTGCCGCCGAAAAACTGCGGCAGGTTGCCGAGGCCAATCCTGAATATCTTAAGACGCAGTATTACCTTTCCTTGGCAGAGGAAGAGCTGGCCAAAGAGCAGGCCCGTCTTGATGCCGCCCGCGAAAAGGAGCTGGATGACAAAAAACGCGATGAGCAAAACAGGCAAAAAGAGCTGGAAGGCCTGCGCCGCGCGAAAGAAGAAAAGGCCCGGGTGGAGCTTGCCGAAAAAGAACGCCTGCACAAGTTAAACAAACAGGCAAAGGCTTTGTATAATGAGGCATTGTCGCTTTATTGGGACAGGAAATTTGAAGCGGCTCTTGAAAAATTTAAAGAAACAGAGTCAATATTACCTGATTATCTTAAAGTCAGGTATTATCTTGAACGGTGCTTAAAACATATTGATAAAAACCGGGCTTTGCTTGAAGCTGAAGGCAGTAGGCAAAAGCCCGAGGACGAGGCCCAGCCTGAACGATTACCCCATAAACCGGCTGAAAATCAGAAGCCCGCGCAGAGGACAGGACAGAGGCAGGTTATCCAAAGCGAAAAGCATGCGCCCGGCCCTGAAGAATTGGCGCGTGAATATTATGCCAAAGGCCTTGGCGCGCAGAAAGAGTCTAAGAACAAAGAGGCCATAGGCTGGTTTCTTAAGGCTGTTGAATCAGACAAAAAATTCTCCAAGGCGTATAATAGCCTGGGCCTGGCATATGAAGAAGAATTGATGAAGGATAAGGCTGAACAGGCATATCTTG